One stretch of Microbacterium terrae DNA includes these proteins:
- a CDS encoding acetyl/propionyl/methylcrotonyl-CoA carboxylase subunit alpha, translating to MPQIAKVLVANRGEIAVRVIRAARDAGKLSVAVYADQDRDAMHARLADEAYALEGSTSAETYLSIEKILSVARRSGADAVHPGYGFLAENADFARAVIGAGLIWIGPSPEAIEALGDKVTARAVAEKVGAPLAPGTPGPVSGADEVVAFAEQVGLPIAIKAAYGGGGRGLKVARALDEVAELFESATREAITAFGRGECFVEKYLDKPRHVETQCLADAAGNVVVVSTRDCSLQRRHQKLVEEAPAPFLSDEQNEILYTSSKAILREVGYVGAGTCEFLIGADGTISFLEVNTRLQVEHPVSEEVTGLDLVREQFRLAEGEELGYDDPEPDGHSIEFRINGEDPGRGFLPQPGPIHVFKTFGGPGIRLDSGVTAGDSVSGSFDSLLAKIIVTGRDRAEALERSRRALDEFEVAGLPTVLPFHRKVVRDSAFTAVDGEFGVFTRWIETEFDNDIAPWDGELESPAPAENRHTVVVEVAGKRLEVSLPDRIAAAPGVAGRPAAVPPSRRSHATTVVAGASGDAVKAPMQATIVKVAVEEGQQVVKGDLVVVLEAMKMEQPIQAHKDGVIGAINAAAGTTVSAGHQLLTIS from the coding sequence ATGCCTCAGATCGCCAAGGTTCTCGTTGCCAACCGCGGCGAGATCGCCGTCCGCGTCATCCGCGCCGCCCGCGATGCGGGCAAGCTCTCGGTCGCCGTCTACGCCGACCAGGATCGCGACGCCATGCACGCCCGGCTCGCCGACGAGGCCTACGCCCTCGAGGGCTCGACGAGCGCCGAGACGTACCTCTCGATCGAGAAGATCCTGTCGGTCGCTCGCCGCTCCGGTGCCGACGCCGTGCACCCGGGATACGGGTTCCTCGCCGAGAACGCCGACTTCGCCCGCGCCGTGATCGGCGCCGGCCTCATCTGGATCGGCCCGTCGCCCGAGGCCATCGAGGCCCTCGGCGACAAGGTGACGGCGCGCGCCGTCGCCGAGAAGGTCGGCGCTCCGCTCGCCCCCGGCACCCCGGGTCCCGTCTCCGGCGCCGACGAGGTCGTCGCGTTCGCCGAGCAGGTGGGCCTCCCCATCGCCATCAAGGCCGCATACGGCGGCGGCGGGCGCGGCCTCAAGGTCGCTCGCGCCCTCGACGAGGTCGCCGAGCTCTTCGAGTCGGCGACGCGCGAGGCGATCACCGCGTTCGGCCGCGGCGAATGCTTCGTCGAGAAGTACCTCGACAAGCCGCGCCACGTCGAGACCCAGTGCCTCGCCGACGCCGCCGGCAACGTCGTCGTCGTCTCGACGCGCGACTGCTCGCTGCAGCGCCGCCACCAGAAGCTCGTCGAGGAGGCCCCTGCGCCGTTCCTCTCGGACGAGCAGAACGAGATCCTCTACACGTCGTCCAAGGCGATCCTGCGCGAGGTCGGCTACGTCGGCGCCGGGACGTGCGAGTTCCTCATCGGCGCCGACGGCACCATCTCGTTCCTCGAGGTGAACACCCGCCTGCAGGTGGAGCACCCCGTGTCGGAGGAGGTCACCGGCCTCGACCTCGTGCGCGAGCAGTTCCGCCTCGCCGAGGGCGAGGAGCTCGGCTACGACGACCCCGAGCCCGACGGCCACTCGATCGAGTTCCGCATCAACGGCGAAGACCCCGGCCGCGGCTTCCTGCCCCAGCCCGGTCCGATCCACGTCTTCAAGACGTTCGGCGGCCCCGGCATCCGTCTTGACTCCGGCGTTACCGCCGGCGACAGCGTGAGCGGCTCGTTCGACTCGCTGCTGGCGAAGATCATCGTCACCGGCCGTGACCGCGCCGAGGCGCTGGAGCGCTCGCGACGCGCCCTCGACGAGTTCGAGGTCGCCGGCCTGCCGACGGTCCTCCCGTTCCACCGCAAGGTGGTGCGCGACTCCGCGTTCACCGCCGTCGACGGCGAGTTCGGCGTGTTCACGCGCTGGATCGAGACCGAGTTCGACAACGACATCGCCCCGTGGGACGGCGAGCTCGAATCGCCCGCTCCCGCCGAGAACCGCCACACGGTGGTCGTCGAGGTCGCCGGCAAGCGCCTCGAGGTGAGCCTCCCCGACCGCATCGCAGCCGCGCCCGGCGTCGCCGGCCGCCCGGCCGCGGTGCCGCCGTCGCGGCGCTCGCACGCCACGACGGTCGTCGCCGGCGCGTCGGGCGACGCGGTGAAGGCGCCGATGCAGGCGACGATCGTCAAGGTCGCCGTCGAAGAGGGCCAGCAGGTCGTCAAGGGCGATCTCGTCGTGGTGCTCGAGGCGATGAAGATGGAGCAGCCGATCCAGGCGCACAAGGACGGCGTCATCGGCGCGATCAACGCCGCCGCAGGCACAACGGTCTCGGCCGGGCACCAGCTGCTCACGATCAGCTGA
- a CDS encoding GNAT family N-acetyltransferase, producing MLLTDPVVLENAHVRLEPLTPDHAADLSEASAGLEHAWYTSVPTTDSVDDDVASRLAQRDAGVMNPWAIRRLDTGRVVGSTTFCSIDQANRHVEIGYTWLGLDAQRTAVNTAAKLLLLGHAFDTCDAIAVEFRTHWHNRQSRAAIARLGAKQDGVLRNHRLGPDGSLRDTVVFSILPGEWPAVRLGLEHRLARG from the coding sequence GTGCTGCTCACCGATCCCGTCGTGCTCGAGAACGCCCACGTCCGCCTCGAGCCGCTCACGCCCGACCACGCCGCAGACCTCTCCGAGGCATCCGCGGGCCTCGAACACGCCTGGTACACGTCCGTGCCGACGACGGACTCGGTCGACGACGACGTCGCCTCGCGACTCGCGCAGCGCGACGCGGGGGTTATGAACCCCTGGGCGATCCGCCGGCTCGACACCGGCCGCGTCGTGGGCTCGACGACGTTCTGCAGCATCGACCAGGCGAACCGACACGTCGAGATCGGCTACACCTGGCTCGGACTCGACGCGCAGCGCACTGCGGTGAACACCGCCGCGAAGCTGCTGCTGCTCGGCCACGCGTTCGACACCTGCGACGCGATCGCGGTCGAGTTCCGCACCCACTGGCACAACCGCCAGTCCCGCGCGGCGATCGCCCGGCTCGGCGCGAAGCAGGACGGCGTGCTGCGCAACCACCGGCTCGGCCCCGACGGGTCGCTCCGCGACACCGTGGTGTTCTCGATCCTGCCGGGTGAGTGGCCCGCCGTGCGTTTGGGGCTCGAGCACCGTCTGGCGCGGGGCTGA
- a CDS encoding MFS transporter, which yields MNTDQPDPPTDDAAPSDAADAADATTAAADPPGWLPKVVLFLSGQTVSLFGSMLVQYAVFWYLTITYQSGVIMTLAAIFGFLPQAVVSVFGGVWADRHNRKYLIIGADAAIAASTLVLALLMIGGFDAPWLIFAVLAVRSAGAGIQTPAVAALIPQITPTRHLMRINGINGSIQSAMALLAPAVAGAIYAWSSAVNDGSSAALVPIFFIDVVTAVIGIGLLSFVSVSAVRRAQDAQTGYFADLVDGVRYIAHHEFVRWLLVLFAIIFVLTVAPSNLTPLMLVRSFPAGEAQDVVNLAVLEIAFSVGMMLGGILIATFFAARSRVGLIIVASLVFGVLSIGLGLSPNVWVFFAIMFLVGLAVPFFSTPSMTLLQETVEPERQGRVFGFVGIVMAVAMPLGMVVFGPLADVMPIELLLVAAGILTFVVVGLAVWLPSGRRAIAAARAASTVAKGDPVAGAAVVEQAMHRDAD from the coding sequence GTGAACACCGACCAGCCGGATCCGCCGACCGACGACGCCGCGCCGTCCGACGCCGCCGATGCGGCCGACGCGACGACGGCTGCCGCCGACCCGCCCGGGTGGCTGCCCAAGGTCGTCCTGTTCCTGAGCGGCCAGACCGTGAGCCTGTTCGGCTCGATGCTCGTCCAGTACGCGGTGTTCTGGTACCTGACGATCACGTACCAGTCGGGCGTCATCATGACCCTCGCGGCGATCTTCGGGTTCCTGCCGCAGGCCGTCGTCTCGGTCTTCGGCGGCGTGTGGGCCGACCGGCACAACCGCAAGTACCTGATCATCGGCGCCGACGCCGCGATCGCCGCGTCGACCCTCGTGCTGGCTCTGCTGATGATCGGCGGCTTCGACGCCCCGTGGCTGATCTTCGCGGTGCTCGCGGTCCGCTCGGCCGGCGCCGGCATCCAGACCCCTGCGGTTGCCGCGCTCATCCCCCAGATCACGCCGACTCGTCACCTGATGCGCATCAACGGCATCAACGGCTCGATCCAGTCGGCGATGGCCCTGCTCGCCCCCGCGGTCGCCGGCGCGATCTACGCCTGGTCGTCGGCCGTCAACGACGGCTCGTCCGCCGCGCTCGTGCCGATCTTCTTCATCGACGTCGTCACCGCCGTGATCGGGATCGGCCTGCTCTCGTTCGTGTCGGTCAGCGCCGTGCGCCGCGCGCAGGACGCCCAGACCGGCTATTTCGCCGACCTCGTCGATGGGGTGCGCTACATCGCCCACCACGAGTTCGTCCGGTGGCTGCTCGTGCTGTTCGCCATCATCTTCGTGCTCACGGTGGCGCCGTCCAACCTCACCCCGCTCATGCTGGTGCGCTCGTTCCCGGCGGGCGAGGCGCAGGACGTCGTCAACCTCGCCGTGCTCGAGATCGCGTTCAGCGTGGGCATGATGCTCGGCGGCATCCTCATCGCCACGTTCTTCGCGGCGCGCAGCCGCGTCGGGCTCATCATCGTCGCCTCGCTGGTGTTCGGCGTGCTGTCGATCGGCCTCGGGCTCTCGCCGAACGTGTGGGTGTTCTTCGCCATCATGTTCCTCGTCGGTCTCGCCGTGCCGTTCTTCTCGACGCCGTCGATGACCCTGCTGCAGGAGACCGTCGAGCCCGAGCGCCAAGGACGCGTGTTCGGCTTCGTCGGCATCGTCATGGCGGTCGCCATGCCCCTCGGCATGGTGGTCTTCGGCCCGCTCGCCGACGTGATGCCGATCGAACTGCTCCTCGTCGCCGCCGGCATCCTGACGTTCGTCGTCGTGGGTCTCGCGGTGTGGCTCCCCTCCGGGCGTCGTGCGATCGCCGCCGCGCGGGCCGCCTCGACGGTGGCGAAGGGCGATCCGGTCGCCGGCGCGGCCGTCGTGGAACAGGCCATGCACCGCGACGCCGACTGA
- a CDS encoding purine-nucleoside phosphorylase: MSDSSTNPLDDPTADPFEVATQAANDIARLTGVERHDVALTLGSGWGRSAELIGDEIAAFPATEVTGFSAPALEGHVGTIRSIRTPKGRSVLIMGARTHYYEGHGVRRVVHSVRTAAATGARIMVLTNGAGGIKPTWKPGQPVLISDHINLTGDSPLEGATFIDLTDLYSMRLRDLARQIDPSLDEGVYCQFQGPQYETPAEVRMAKTIGGHIVGMSTALEAIAARQAGMEILGFSLITNMAAGIQTTPLSHQEVIEAGREAEPVISSLLARVIGAL; the protein is encoded by the coding sequence ATGTCAGACAGCAGCACCAACCCGCTCGACGATCCCACCGCCGACCCCTTCGAGGTCGCGACGCAGGCGGCGAACGACATCGCACGCCTCACCGGCGTCGAGCGCCACGACGTCGCCCTCACCCTCGGCAGCGGGTGGGGCCGCTCGGCCGAGCTCATCGGCGACGAGATCGCGGCGTTCCCCGCGACCGAGGTGACCGGCTTCAGCGCTCCGGCGCTCGAAGGCCACGTCGGCACGATCCGCAGCATCCGCACGCCCAAGGGGCGCAGCGTGCTCATCATGGGCGCCCGCACGCACTACTACGAAGGCCACGGCGTGCGCCGCGTGGTGCACAGCGTGCGCACCGCCGCGGCCACCGGCGCCCGCATCATGGTGCTCACCAACGGCGCCGGCGGCATCAAGCCGACGTGGAAGCCCGGCCAGCCCGTGCTCATCAGCGACCACATCAACCTGACCGGCGACTCGCCCCTCGAAGGCGCGACGTTCATCGACCTCACCGACCTCTACTCGATGCGCCTGCGCGACCTCGCGCGGCAGATCGACCCCAGCCTCGACGAGGGCGTCTACTGCCAGTTCCAGGGGCCGCAGTACGAGACGCCGGCAGAGGTGCGCATGGCGAAGACGATCGGCGGGCACATCGTCGGAATGTCGACCGCCCTCGAGGCGATCGCCGCGCGCCAGGCCGGCATGGAGATCCTCGGATTCTCGCTGATCACGAACATGGCCGCCGGCATCCAGACCACTCCCCTCAGCCATCAGGAGGTGATCGAGGCGGGCCGCGAGGCCGAGCCGGTCATCTCATCGCTGCTGGCCCGCGTGATCGGGGCGCTGTGA
- a CDS encoding NAD(P)H-quinone dehydrogenase: protein MSVSFERTQSVAIIGGGPGGYEAALAAAQLGAEVTVVERAGIGGSAVITDVVPSKTLIATADAAVAIAGASDLGVQLFAHSAEGKPLKPEIAINLRAVNKRLLTLARQQSDDMRASLAEAGVRILTGHGRLEGDNAVVVSTGPGGTDFDRIEADTLVVSVGASPRELDSARPDGKRILTWTQLYDMPAVPEHLIVVGSGVTGAEFAGAYMNLGAKVTLVSSRDQVLPGEDSDAAAVLEKVFKRGGMTLLSKSRADKVENTGDGVIVTLSDGRVVEGSHCLMAVGSIPNTAGIGLEEAGVQMTDSGHIQVNKVARTSVPNIYAAGDCTTFVPLASVASMQGRTAVFHALGDVVIPLERRRITSNIFTAPEIATIGWQQKDIEDGLINGVVHKLPLAANPRAKMMGMKDGFVKLIARQGSGTVIGGVIVGPRASELIYPIAIAVERRLTVDQVSRVFAVYPSLSGSITDAARAMHVVDHNVYGG, encoded by the coding sequence ATGTCTGTGAGCTTCGAGCGCACCCAGAGCGTCGCGATCATCGGTGGCGGCCCCGGCGGCTACGAGGCGGCTCTGGCCGCCGCCCAGCTCGGAGCGGAGGTCACGGTCGTCGAACGCGCCGGCATCGGCGGCTCGGCGGTGATCACCGACGTCGTGCCCTCGAAGACCCTCATCGCCACCGCCGACGCGGCCGTCGCGATCGCGGGGGCGAGCGACCTGGGCGTGCAGCTGTTCGCGCACAGCGCCGAGGGCAAGCCCCTCAAACCCGAGATCGCCATCAACCTGCGCGCGGTCAACAAGCGCCTGCTCACCCTCGCCCGCCAGCAGTCCGACGACATGCGGGCATCGCTCGCGGAGGCGGGCGTGCGCATCCTCACCGGGCACGGGCGGCTCGAGGGCGACAACGCCGTCGTGGTCTCGACCGGGCCGGGGGGTACCGACTTCGACCGCATCGAGGCCGACACCCTCGTCGTGTCGGTCGGCGCGTCGCCGCGCGAGCTCGACAGCGCGCGGCCCGACGGCAAGCGCATCCTGACCTGGACGCAGCTGTACGACATGCCCGCCGTCCCCGAGCACCTGATCGTGGTGGGCTCGGGCGTCACCGGCGCGGAGTTCGCCGGTGCCTACATGAACCTCGGCGCGAAGGTCACGCTCGTCTCCAGCCGCGACCAGGTGCTGCCCGGCGAGGACTCCGATGCCGCCGCGGTGCTCGAGAAGGTCTTCAAGCGCGGCGGCATGACGCTGCTGTCGAAGTCACGGGCCGACAAGGTCGAGAACACCGGAGACGGCGTCATCGTCACCCTCTCGGACGGCCGCGTCGTCGAGGGCAGCCACTGCCTCATGGCGGTCGGGTCCATCCCCAACACCGCCGGCATCGGGCTCGAGGAGGCCGGTGTGCAGATGACCGACTCCGGGCACATCCAGGTGAACAAGGTCGCCCGCACCTCGGTGCCGAACATCTACGCCGCCGGCGACTGCACCACCTTCGTCCCGCTGGCCTCGGTCGCCTCGATGCAGGGCCGAACCGCCGTGTTCCACGCGCTCGGCGACGTGGTCATCCCGCTCGAGCGGCGCCGCATCACCTCGAACATCTTCACCGCGCCCGAGATCGCCACGATCGGGTGGCAGCAGAAGGACATCGAGGACGGCCTCATCAACGGCGTCGTGCACAAGCTGCCGCTCGCGGCGAACCCTCGCGCGAAGATGATGGGCATGAAGGACGGCTTCGTCAAGCTGATCGCCCGTCAGGGCAGCGGCACCGTCATCGGCGGCGTGATCGTCGGCCCGCGCGCATCCGAGCTCATCTACCCGATCGCGATCGCCGTCGAGCGCCGCCTCACGGTCGACCAGGTCTCGCGCGTGTTCGCGGTCTACCCGTCGCTGTCGGGAAGCATCACGGATGCCGCTCGCGCGATGCACGTCGTCGACCACAACGTCTACGGCGGCTGA
- a CDS encoding Maf family protein produces MRVCLASTSPARLMLLRQFGIRPLTVAPDVDEEAVIAAVEAAEGRTLAPDEHVLLLARRKAADVAARLADDIPDFDGIVIGGDSMFELDGQVLGKPHTPENARARWRAMRGRTGVLHSGHAVVRLSPGTAPHEVHAVAEASVTFAGDITDAEIDAYVATGEPLQVAGAFTVDSLGGAFITRVDGDPSTVVGMSVSTLRALAREVGVEWTALWNSVDPVWDGLDAAAVAERP; encoded by the coding sequence ATGCGCGTGTGCCTCGCCTCCACCTCGCCCGCCCGCCTGATGCTGCTGCGGCAGTTCGGCATCCGCCCCCTCACGGTCGCACCCGACGTCGACGAGGAGGCGGTGATCGCCGCCGTCGAAGCCGCCGAAGGGCGCACGCTCGCCCCCGACGAGCACGTGCTGCTGCTCGCACGGCGCAAGGCCGCCGACGTCGCGGCGCGACTCGCCGACGACATCCCCGACTTCGACGGCATCGTGATCGGCGGCGACTCGATGTTCGAACTCGACGGCCAGGTGCTCGGCAAACCGCACACGCCCGAGAACGCGCGGGCGCGGTGGCGCGCGATGCGCGGGCGCACCGGAGTGCTGCACTCCGGCCACGCCGTGGTGCGCCTCTCCCCCGGAACGGCTCCGCACGAGGTGCACGCCGTGGCCGAGGCATCCGTCACCTTCGCGGGCGACATCACCGACGCCGAGATCGACGCGTACGTCGCCACCGGCGAGCCGCTGCAGGTCGCGGGGGCATTCACCGTCGACAGCCTCGGCGGCGCGTTCATCACGCGGGTCGACGGAGACCCTTCGACGGTGGTGGGCATGTCGGTCTCGACTCTGCGCGCGCTCGCCCGCGAGGTGGGCGTGGAATGGACTGCGCTGTGGAACAGCGTCGATCCCGTCTGGGACGGGCTGGATGCCGCGGCCGTCGCCGAGCGCCCCTGA
- a CDS encoding phospho-sugar mutase codes for MNDEGGTAPTADDDTAGAASAGASTDAATPEAALVATAHAWLAQDPDGETRAQLRAVIERAEAGEDDAAADLADRFGGRLAFGTAGLRGELGAGSNRMNRVLVAQAAAGLAAYVRERAGLAADVGEDEDPDTAPVVVIGFDGRRNSDVFARDSAEIFAGAGLRAMLLPRLLPTPVLAFAVRHLDAAAGVMVTASHNPPNDNGYKVYLGGEDAGSQIVSPADAEIAAHIERVAAEGDIAALPRSLAFAHAPESVVEEYVAATAAVAPAPEGADGLRWVYTAMHGVGWETFSRILEAAGYPQPVPVAAQLEPDGAFPTVAFPNPEEPGAMDLAFETAREAGAELVIANDPDADRLAVAIPDAGADGGWRRLTGNQIGLLLGWRAARLTAEAGAPDGASLACSLVSSPGLAAVAEHYGLDAHATLTGFKWISRAPGIVFGFEEALGYLVNPETVRDKDGISAAIAMLGMAAEARGRGLGVADLLTEFDATFGSFASDQISVRVDDVSTIARIMAALRAEHPSAVGGVAVDRVDDLLEGVDGLPPGDVLRLWLADGSRVVVRPSGTEPKLKLYLDVRGDSPDDAAARIGALTDGARALLAGID; via the coding sequence GTGAACGACGAGGGCGGCACCGCTCCGACGGCCGACGACGACACCGCGGGCGCCGCCTCGGCCGGTGCGTCGACGGATGCCGCGACGCCGGAGGCCGCGCTCGTCGCCACCGCTCACGCCTGGCTCGCGCAGGACCCCGACGGCGAGACGCGCGCCCAGCTGCGCGCGGTCATCGAACGGGCCGAGGCCGGCGAAGACGACGCCGCAGCCGACCTCGCCGACCGCTTCGGCGGGCGGCTCGCCTTCGGCACCGCGGGCCTGCGCGGCGAACTGGGTGCCGGCAGCAACCGCATGAACCGCGTGCTCGTCGCCCAGGCGGCCGCCGGTCTGGCGGCGTACGTGCGCGAGCGGGCGGGCCTCGCCGCCGACGTCGGGGAGGACGAAGACCCCGACACCGCACCCGTGGTCGTCATCGGCTTCGACGGGCGCCGCAACTCCGACGTGTTCGCCCGCGACTCGGCCGAGATCTTCGCCGGCGCAGGCCTGCGGGCGATGCTCCTCCCCCGCCTCCTGCCGACACCGGTGCTCGCCTTCGCCGTGCGACACCTGGATGCCGCGGCCGGCGTCATGGTGACCGCGAGCCACAACCCACCGAACGACAACGGGTACAAGGTCTACCTCGGCGGCGAGGACGCCGGGTCGCAGATCGTGTCGCCGGCAGACGCCGAGATCGCGGCGCACATCGAGCGCGTGGCCGCCGAGGGCGACATCGCCGCGCTCCCCCGCTCGCTCGCGTTCGCGCACGCGCCGGAGTCGGTGGTCGAGGAGTACGTCGCCGCGACGGCGGCGGTCGCTCCGGCTCCGGAGGGCGCCGACGGGCTCCGCTGGGTCTACACCGCGATGCACGGCGTCGGGTGGGAGACGTTCTCGCGCATCCTCGAGGCAGCCGGCTACCCGCAGCCGGTGCCCGTTGCGGCGCAGCTGGAGCCCGACGGAGCCTTCCCCACTGTCGCGTTCCCGAACCCCGAGGAGCCCGGCGCGATGGACCTCGCGTTCGAGACCGCGCGCGAGGCGGGCGCCGAACTCGTCATCGCGAACGATCCCGATGCCGATCGTCTCGCCGTCGCGATCCCGGATGCCGGGGCCGACGGCGGCTGGCGACGGCTCACCGGCAACCAGATCGGCCTGCTGCTCGGCTGGCGCGCCGCGCGGCTGACGGCGGAGGCGGGGGCGCCGGACGGCGCCTCGCTCGCCTGCTCGCTCGTCTCGTCGCCGGGGCTCGCCGCGGTGGCGGAGCACTACGGCCTCGACGCGCACGCGACGCTCACCGGGTTCAAGTGGATCTCCCGCGCCCCGGGGATCGTGTTCGGCTTCGAGGAGGCGCTCGGGTACCTCGTGAACCCGGAGACGGTGCGCGACAAGGACGGCATCTCGGCGGCGATCGCGATGCTCGGCATGGCCGCCGAGGCGCGCGGCCGGGGCCTCGGCGTCGCAGACCTGCTCACCGAATTCGACGCGACCTTCGGCTCGTTCGCGAGCGACCAGATCTCGGTGCGCGTGGATGACGTCTCGACGATCGCGCGCATCATGGCGGCGCTGCGGGCGGAGCATCCGTCCGCCGTCGGCGGGGTCGCGGTCGACCGGGTCGACGACCTGCTCGAGGGCGTCGACGGTCTTCCGCCCGGCGACGTGCTGCGGCTGTGGCTCGCCGACGGATCGCGTGTCGTGGTGCGCCCGAGCGGCACCGAGCCGAAGCTGAAGCTGTACCTCGACGTGCGGGGCGACTCCCCCGACGACGCCGCGGCCCGTATCGGCGCGCTCACAGACGGAGCGCGCGCGCTGCTCGCCGGCATCGACTGA
- a CDS encoding class I SAM-dependent RNA methyltransferase — protein MSAPGETIDLDITGVAHGGVFVGRHEGRVVFVPDAIPGERVRVRLTDTSKKSFWRGDALEVLDASPHRRPHVWRQADIDVAPEARPGGADFGHIELGEQRRLKLQVLREAFERVGGIDSAPVAIEAPDGDSADGTGWRTRVSLHVDGDGRIGPFAARSHRVVPVEDLPLATPAVAEAALRLRGGELGRIDLVQPADGRVRVLPRPDAVRPPARGGDRRRGRGAPAPKPRPKEPTPEVIRESVDGREFRLDVGGFWQVHRLAAQTLTRAVAAELRALRPDGPAIDPDAWHLDLYGGVGLFAATLGDLGGPATRVTSVESDPRATDHAGENLVDWVGARAETGRVDRWIARLAAEASAAERDRLARGVVLLDPPRAGAGREVVEQIAALGPETVVYVACDPVALARDLRTFRESGYEASRVRALDLFPASHHVEAVAVLGRA, from the coding sequence GTGAGTGCACCCGGAGAGACCATCGACCTCGACATCACGGGCGTCGCCCACGGCGGGGTGTTCGTCGGCCGTCACGAAGGCCGCGTCGTCTTCGTGCCCGACGCGATCCCCGGCGAGCGGGTGCGGGTGCGACTCACCGACACGTCGAAGAAGTCGTTCTGGCGCGGTGACGCCCTCGAGGTGCTGGATGCGTCGCCGCACCGCCGGCCGCATGTCTGGCGCCAGGCCGACATCGACGTCGCCCCCGAGGCGCGACCGGGCGGAGCCGACTTCGGGCACATCGAGCTCGGCGAGCAGCGGCGGCTGAAGCTGCAGGTGCTGCGTGAGGCGTTCGAGCGCGTCGGCGGCATCGACTCGGCGCCCGTGGCGATCGAGGCGCCCGACGGCGACTCCGCCGACGGGACCGGCTGGCGCACCCGGGTGAGCCTGCACGTCGACGGCGACGGCCGCATAGGCCCGTTCGCGGCGCGCAGCCACCGGGTCGTTCCCGTGGAGGACCTGCCCCTGGCGACGCCGGCTGTCGCCGAGGCTGCGCTGCGCCTGCGCGGCGGCGAGCTCGGCCGCATCGATCTCGTGCAGCCCGCCGATGGCCGGGTGCGGGTGCTGCCCCGCCCCGACGCCGTGCGTCCGCCCGCTCGCGGTGGCGATCGTCGGCGCGGCCGCGGCGCCCCCGCACCGAAGCCGCGACCGAAGGAGCCCACTCCGGAGGTGATCCGCGAGAGCGTCGATGGGCGGGAGTTCCGCCTCGACGTGGGCGGCTTCTGGCAGGTGCACCGGCTGGCGGCGCAGACGCTGACCCGAGCGGTCGCCGCCGAGCTGCGGGCGCTGCGCCCCGATGGGCCCGCGATCGACCCCGACGCGTGGCACCTCGACCTCTACGGCGGCGTCGGGCTGTTCGCTGCGACCCTCGGCGATCTGGGAGGCCCGGCGACGCGCGTGACGAGCGTCGAGTCCGACCCCCGTGCGACCGACCACGCCGGCGAGAACCTCGTCGACTGGGTCGGGGCCCGCGCCGAGACCGGGCGCGTCGACCGATGGATCGCCCGGCTCGCGGCCGAGGCATCCGCCGCCGAACGCGACAGGCTCGCGCGCGGCGTGGTGCTGCTCGACCCGCCCCGGGCGGGTGCCGGACGCGAGGTCGTCGAGCAGATCGCCGCCCTCGGCCCCGAGACCGTCGTCTACGTCGCGTGTGATCCCGTGGCGCTGGCACGAGACCTCCGCACCTTCCGCGAATCGGGCTACGAAGCATCGCGCGTGCGCGCGCTCGACCTGTTCCCCGCGTCGCACCACGTCGAGGCCGTCGCCGTGCTCGGCCGGGCATGA